The proteins below come from a single Rhodopirellula bahusiensis genomic window:
- a CDS encoding sulfatase family protein — MNRFLALLLATAIVCGTLCTPASAQQDEPKGTNNAEAAPNIFFLFADDQSTYSVGCYGNEDVLTPNMDQLARDGVLFDKHYNTTAICMASRANVFTGMYEYKTGCNFAHGNMHQNVWAKSYPVLLRDAGYLTAFAGKFGLVVDGKGLCEDDFDFWGGGPGQTSYATAQNKSMRKYAKQYPHSTLSYAAFGKDVIREAAKQDQPFCLSISFKAPHKPATPDPRFNHVYAGKQFTKPLNFGREYSEHLAPQSKLGRQFPRFSEWHYDDDYDGEMAKYHQQVYAIDVALGMIRDELKAQGVADNTVVIYTSDNGYICGSHGYGSKVLPMEESSRVPLMIYDPRSPLNGQQVRCKQLTGNIDFAPTMLELAGLPIPSNMDGKSLLGLLQDPEDGGHEQMSFINVFGPLPTHSLSCLTKQYRYTYWWYGDERMEPFEELFDTQNDPLELVNLATEPASVDVLEAMRTRYDQELAKWKSQAVEYNDYQRHSTLFDRNVSVQNKQPFMSKKAKRKKK, encoded by the coding sequence ATGAATCGCTTCCTAGCCCTTCTGCTTGCGACCGCGATTGTTTGCGGAACGCTTTGTACTCCCGCGTCCGCTCAGCAAGACGAACCCAAAGGAACCAACAACGCCGAAGCGGCACCCAACATCTTCTTCCTGTTCGCCGACGACCAATCGACCTACTCCGTTGGCTGCTATGGGAACGAAGACGTCCTGACGCCCAACATGGATCAACTCGCCCGTGACGGGGTGCTGTTCGACAAGCACTACAACACCACCGCGATCTGCATGGCCAGTCGGGCCAACGTGTTCACTGGAATGTACGAGTACAAAACTGGCTGCAATTTCGCACACGGCAACATGCATCAAAACGTGTGGGCCAAATCGTATCCGGTTCTTCTTCGCGATGCCGGTTACCTCACCGCCTTTGCCGGCAAGTTCGGATTGGTCGTGGATGGCAAAGGTTTGTGTGAAGACGACTTCGACTTCTGGGGCGGCGGGCCTGGCCAAACGAGCTACGCGACTGCACAGAACAAGTCGATGCGGAAGTATGCCAAACAGTACCCCCACTCGACACTTTCCTATGCCGCGTTTGGCAAAGACGTCATTCGCGAAGCGGCGAAGCAAGACCAACCGTTCTGTTTATCAATCAGTTTCAAGGCACCTCACAAACCGGCGACCCCGGACCCACGGTTCAATCACGTCTACGCAGGAAAACAGTTCACCAAACCATTGAACTTTGGACGGGAATACAGCGAGCACCTCGCACCACAAAGCAAACTCGGTCGGCAATTCCCTCGCTTCTCCGAGTGGCACTATGACGACGACTACGACGGCGAGATGGCCAAGTACCATCAACAGGTTTATGCCATCGACGTCGCTCTCGGGATGATTCGCGACGAACTGAAAGCTCAAGGCGTGGCGGACAACACCGTCGTGATCTACACCAGCGACAACGGTTACATCTGTGGCTCACACGGCTACGGTTCCAAAGTGTTGCCGATGGAAGAATCTTCCCGAGTTCCGCTGATGATCTACGATCCACGCAGCCCGCTCAATGGACAACAAGTCCGCTGCAAGCAACTGACCGGCAACATCGACTTCGCTCCCACCATGCTGGAACTAGCAGGCCTTCCAATCCCATCCAACATGGACGGCAAAAGCCTGCTGGGACTGCTGCAAGATCCAGAAGATGGTGGCCACGAACAGATGTCGTTCATCAACGTGTTCGGACCGCTGCCCACTCACAGTCTGAGTTGCCTGACGAAGCAATACAGGTACACGTACTGGTGGTACGGCGACGAGCGAATGGAACCTTTTGAGGAATTGTTTGACACGCAAAACGACCCGTTGGAACTGGTGAACCTGGCCACTGAACCAGCAAGCGTGGACGTACTGGAGGCGATGCGAACGCGGTACGACCAAGAGCTCGCGAAGTGGAAATCGCAGGCGGTGGAGTACAACGACTACCAACGACACAGCACGCTGTTCGACCGAAACGTTTCGGTTCAGAACAAGCAACCGTTCATGAGCAAGAAGGCCAAACGAAAGAAGAAATGA
- a CDS encoding alpha/beta hydrolase, whose protein sequence is MIRLPIPGTILLVASHWFLLPSLADAAPPAQTAAATRLMQKFDKNDNGTWEQNENSRAWNRYRKLDTNQDKKLSIDELSQEQTASLDTGGERKLDLVYKTVGQREMLLDLYYPAKLDSSEQQTDERPTDERCPVIVYTHGGGWAAGSKQGAAKGSFKTVFNQLLDHGFAVASVNYRLCKPNSGVMMRDCVIDSKDAVRYLAKNSETLRLDPTRFFVMGDSAGGQIAQMLLLTTPDTLAGDEALAGTPYQMLAGVSWYGPSDFEKTKLFNHDDRADFRDRFGPRILGSNSSDANKLELYREMSPVNFLRADSPPLLMIQGDKDTTIPVKHAHHVKQKADVIKAPVEVMIIRNAGHNWRKVDADIDPSRDAIVERTVQFFLDHLPN, encoded by the coding sequence GTGATCCGCCTTCCCATTCCAGGAACCATCCTGCTCGTTGCCAGCCACTGGTTCCTTTTGCCATCCCTGGCCGATGCCGCTCCTCCCGCCCAAACAGCGGCTGCCACGCGGCTGATGCAAAAGTTCGACAAGAACGACAACGGAACCTGGGAACAGAACGAAAATTCGCGTGCCTGGAATCGCTATCGAAAACTCGACACCAACCAGGACAAGAAACTTTCGATCGACGAACTGAGCCAAGAACAGACGGCGTCTCTGGACACCGGAGGAGAACGCAAACTCGATCTCGTTTACAAAACGGTTGGGCAAAGAGAAATGCTGCTGGACCTCTACTACCCGGCCAAACTGGATTCCAGTGAACAGCAAACCGACGAACGGCCTACCGATGAACGCTGCCCCGTCATCGTGTACACGCATGGAGGCGGATGGGCGGCTGGCAGCAAACAGGGCGCCGCCAAAGGTTCGTTCAAAACCGTGTTTAACCAACTGCTCGATCACGGATTCGCGGTGGCGTCGGTGAACTACCGGCTGTGCAAGCCAAACAGTGGTGTGATGATGCGGGACTGCGTGATCGACTCGAAGGATGCGGTTCGCTATCTGGCAAAGAACAGCGAAACGCTTCGGCTCGATCCCACGCGTTTCTTCGTCATGGGCGATTCCGCCGGCGGGCAGATCGCACAAATGCTGTTGCTGACGACACCGGACACACTCGCGGGCGACGAAGCGTTGGCGGGAACGCCTTACCAAATGCTGGCAGGAGTCTCCTGGTACGGGCCCAGTGATTTTGAAAAGACCAAGCTGTTCAATCACGACGACCGAGCCGACTTCCGCGATCGATTTGGACCTCGCATTCTGGGTTCGAATTCATCGGATGCGAACAAACTGGAACTCTATCGTGAGATGAGTCCGGTCAATTTCCTGCGTGCCGACAGCCCGCCGCTGTTGATGATCCAAGGCGACAAAGACACAACCATCCCAGTCAAGCACGCTCACCACGTGAAACAAAAAGCGGACGTGATCAAAGCCCCCGTCGAAGTCATGATCATTCGAAACGCGGGACACAACTGGCGAAAAGTCGACGCGGACATCGATCCATCGCGAGATGCCATCGTTGAACGCACCGTGCAGTTTTTCCTCGACCACCTCCCGAACTGA